In one Spirosoma rigui genomic region, the following are encoded:
- the dprA gene encoding DNA-processing protein DprA — protein sequence MTDHQYQIALTLVPGVGNILIRQLISYCGSAENVFKSPMARLLKVPGIGGITARSILKHDALTEAERVSQRLEKLGARALFYTDKAFPNRLKSLYDAPVLLYSMGSADLNATRTIGLVGTRQATDYGRRITADIIEALVPYDVLIISGLAYGIDIAAHRASLANHLPTLGVMASGLDVIYPTIHQKTARDMCVQGGLLTESQPGTKPDAHLFPARNRIIAGLSDAVVVVEAAAKGGALITAEYANNYHRDVFAVPGQLNQTFSAGCNKLIRENKAQIYTSPRDLIEALNWDQPPANLQAGRLSHKNQPPPLPVDVTDEESQVLALLRQATTLHIDELSWQSQIPMGRLASLLLSLEFRGFVRSMPGKKYAVQYT from the coding sequence GTGACCGACCATCAATATCAGATCGCCCTTACGCTCGTCCCCGGCGTAGGGAATATTCTTATCCGGCAGCTCATCAGTTACTGCGGGTCTGCCGAGAACGTCTTCAAATCGCCCATGGCCCGGCTGTTAAAAGTTCCCGGCATTGGCGGGATAACAGCCCGCTCCATCCTTAAACACGACGCACTGACTGAGGCAGAACGGGTAAGTCAGCGGCTTGAGAAGCTAGGAGCCAGGGCGTTATTCTACACGGACAAGGCGTTTCCCAATCGGCTCAAATCTCTGTATGATGCGCCAGTCCTGCTGTATTCTATGGGCTCCGCTGACCTCAACGCCACCCGAACAATCGGGCTGGTGGGTACCCGCCAGGCTACCGACTACGGAAGGCGAATCACTGCCGACATTATTGAGGCTCTGGTGCCCTATGATGTTCTTATCATAAGTGGGCTCGCCTATGGCATCGATATTGCCGCGCACCGCGCCAGTCTGGCCAACCATCTGCCTACGCTTGGCGTGATGGCCAGCGGTCTGGATGTCATTTATCCAACTATTCACCAGAAAACGGCCCGCGATATGTGTGTCCAAGGCGGGCTCCTCACCGAAAGCCAGCCCGGTACCAAGCCCGACGCGCATCTGTTCCCGGCCCGAAACCGAATTATTGCCGGCCTGAGCGACGCCGTCGTAGTAGTAGAAGCGGCCGCCAAGGGGGGCGCGCTCATTACGGCCGAATATGCCAACAACTACCACCGCGACGTGTTTGCCGTGCCGGGTCAGCTGAACCAGACGTTTTCGGCGGGTTGCAACAAACTCATTCGGGAAAACAAGGCTCAGATTTATACCAGCCCCCGCGATCTGATCGAAGCCCTGAACTGGGACCAGCCCCCCGCCAATCTACAGGCTGGTCGGTTATCACATAAGAACCAGCCTCCTCCGCTACCGGTCGACGTTACGGACGAAGAAAGTCAGGTACTCGCGCTGCTGCGACAGGCAACGACCCTGCACATCGACGAACTGAGCTGGCAGTCGCAGATACCCATGGGCCGACTCGCGTCGTTGCTGCTCAGTCTGGAGTTTCGGGGGTTTGTGCGGTCAATGCCGGGGAAGAAGTATGCGGTTCAATATACATAG
- a CDS encoding M48 family metallopeptidase: MKKAMIVMVLTGLAIGCQKVPLTGRSQLKLVSNAELLPLSFSNYKGVLDTSNVVRSSSDAQMVQRVGNRLRQAMEQYLNANNLGSRLEGFQWEFNLIQSPQVNAWCMPGGKVAFYTGILPYTQNEAGAAAVMGHEISHAIAEHGNERMSEGLLANGLLQGGQIITGTAAQNSRSQVNSLLLQSVGAALPIAYQVGRALPHSRKQESEADRLGLIFMAMAGYNPQEAISFWGRMAKAGGGNKPPEFLSTHPSDERRIRDLQSLLPEAMKYYKRG, translated from the coding sequence ATGAAAAAAGCAATGATTGTTATGGTGCTGACTGGCCTGGCTATTGGCTGCCAGAAAGTGCCGCTAACGGGTCGAAGCCAGCTTAAGTTAGTTTCCAATGCCGAGTTACTGCCGTTAAGTTTCTCTAACTATAAAGGTGTTCTGGATACCAGCAATGTTGTTCGGAGCAGCAGTGATGCACAAATGGTGCAGCGGGTAGGCAACCGGTTGCGGCAGGCTATGGAGCAGTACCTGAATGCCAACAACCTGGGTAGTCGCCTGGAGGGCTTCCAGTGGGAGTTTAACCTGATTCAGAGTCCCCAGGTGAACGCGTGGTGTATGCCGGGTGGCAAAGTAGCCTTCTATACGGGCATCCTGCCTTATACCCAAAACGAAGCGGGTGCCGCTGCCGTTATGGGTCACGAGATTTCGCACGCCATTGCCGAGCACGGTAACGAGCGGATGAGCGAAGGTCTGCTGGCCAACGGGCTGCTGCAGGGTGGTCAAATCATCACAGGTACGGCCGCTCAGAACAGCCGCAGTCAAGTCAACTCGCTCCTGCTGCAATCGGTAGGTGCGGCACTCCCCATTGCCTATCAGGTTGGCCGGGCGCTGCCCCACAGCCGGAAGCAGGAATCGGAAGCCGACCGACTGGGCCTAATCTTTATGGCCATGGCTGGTTACAATCCGCAGGAGGCAATTAGTTTCTGGGGTCGGATGGCCAAGGCCGGTGGCGGTAACAAACCACCCGAATTTTTGTCGACCCACCCGTCTGACGAACGCCGTATCAGGGATCTGCAGTCGCTCTTGCCCGAGGCCATGAAGTACTACAAACGCGGGTAA
- a CDS encoding PhoX family protein: MVTNKLLLSSAALLSLFLAVSCDDHRAPDSPAITTQNRSVTPVLAKLLPGAAGGRVSADGVKLYSLLSSDDKLEQSPNFVFGGSADGAGVFQNPNGTYSILVNNEDNFSVARITLDKSFKPVKGEYVLNSDGGTWRLCSGTLVTPLEHGFGPLFLTSGESGEESRTHALKVDADAQQAGISREVAGLGRWSAENAVPLPKTAYPGKTAILIGDDDSGANGGQLALYLSNTVGDLDNGSLYMLKLADGNQREMDMQPGTSYSVEFAKIENHKTLTGAQINAKVNELKAMKFGRVEDVDYRKGSAANGREVIFAVTGQNNTGTNADYSRSKYGRIYRLTMDAADPTKGKLEVLLNGDDRNGIAKTFQDPDNVCVTTNYIYIMEDPNEYGDEKHDGYVYQYNINTKQLTPILELDHRRTEADAAKYNVGGTSKLGSWESSGMIDVSDVTGKPNTFMLGIQAHTWRDDKYKGVDGGSVRKAENQASQLILIEGLPR; encoded by the coding sequence ATGGTTACGAACAAACTTTTACTGTCTTCCGCAGCCCTGCTGTCGCTGTTTTTAGCGGTTAGCTGCGACGATCATCGCGCTCCGGATAGTCCGGCCATCACCACCCAGAACCGGTCGGTAACGCCCGTACTCGCCAAGCTGCTCCCCGGTGCGGCCGGTGGTCGGGTGAGTGCCGATGGGGTCAAGCTCTACTCGCTCCTGAGCAGCGACGACAAACTGGAACAGTCGCCCAATTTCGTATTCGGCGGATCGGCCGACGGAGCCGGCGTTTTCCAGAACCCTAACGGTACCTACTCGATTCTGGTCAACAACGAAGATAACTTCTCGGTAGCCCGTATTACGCTCGACAAATCGTTCAAGCCGGTCAAAGGAGAGTACGTCCTGAATTCGGACGGGGGCACCTGGCGGCTATGTTCGGGCACGCTCGTAACACCCCTCGAACATGGGTTTGGCCCCCTGTTTCTGACCAGCGGAGAAAGTGGCGAAGAGTCGCGGACGCACGCCCTGAAAGTAGATGCCGATGCACAGCAGGCAGGTATTAGCCGCGAAGTAGCCGGTCTGGGTCGCTGGAGCGCCGAGAACGCCGTGCCCCTGCCAAAAACAGCCTACCCCGGCAAAACAGCCATTTTGATTGGCGATGATGATTCGGGGGCCAATGGTGGTCAGCTGGCTTTATACTTGTCCAACACGGTAGGCGATCTGGACAACGGGTCGCTTTATATGCTGAAACTCGCCGATGGCAACCAGCGCGAAATGGACATGCAGCCGGGTACGAGCTATTCGGTGGAGTTCGCCAAAATCGAGAACCACAAGACGTTGACCGGCGCGCAGATCAACGCCAAAGTCAATGAGTTGAAAGCCATGAAATTCGGGCGTGTCGAAGACGTCGATTACCGCAAAGGCAGTGCCGCTAACGGCCGCGAAGTAATCTTCGCCGTAACAGGCCAAAACAATACGGGTACCAACGCCGACTACTCGCGTTCCAAATACGGCCGGATCTATCGCCTGACGATGGATGCCGCTGACCCGACCAAAGGCAAACTGGAGGTGTTGCTGAACGGCGACGATCGTAACGGTATCGCCAAAACGTTCCAGGACCCCGATAACGTCTGCGTGACCACGAACTATATCTACATCATGGAAGATCCGAACGAGTACGGCGACGAGAAACATGATGGGTATGTATACCAGTACAATATCAATACGAAGCAACTGACGCCCATTCTGGAACTGGATCACCGCCGGACGGAAGCAGATGCGGCCAAGTACAACGTAGGGGGTACCTCGAAGCTGGGCTCATGGGAGAGCAGCGGCATGATCGACGTATCGGACGTGACGGGTAAACCAAATACGTTCATGCTGGGTATTCAGGCCCACACCTGGCGTGATGACAAATACAAAGGTGTGGATGGCGGTTCGGTGCGCAAAGCCGAAAATCAGGCTAGCCAGCTTATTCTGATCGAAGGATTGCCCCGCTAG
- a CDS encoding fumarylacetoacetate hydrolase family protein yields the protein MKIICVGRNYAEHIKELNNEQPDDPVIFLKPETAIPLKNEPFFYPDFSSDVHYEVEILVKINRVGKNIDETFAHKYYDEIGIGVDFTARDVQSKLKAKGLPWELAKGFNGSAPISGFVPKTDFADLHDINFRLDVNGETKQLGNTSLMLFKIDYLISFVSRYFLLQQGDILFTGTPKGVGPVKVGDRLTAYIEDRKMLELDVK from the coding sequence ATGAAAATCATCTGTGTTGGTCGCAATTACGCTGAGCATATTAAAGAACTCAATAATGAACAGCCCGATGATCCGGTCATTTTTCTGAAACCCGAAACGGCCATTCCGTTAAAGAACGAGCCTTTTTTCTATCCCGATTTCTCGTCTGACGTGCACTACGAAGTCGAGATCCTGGTCAAGATCAACCGGGTGGGTAAAAATATAGACGAGACGTTCGCCCATAAATATTACGACGAAATTGGCATTGGCGTCGATTTTACGGCCCGTGACGTTCAAAGCAAACTAAAAGCCAAAGGATTACCCTGGGAGCTGGCGAAGGGATTCAATGGTTCTGCGCCCATATCGGGCTTTGTCCCAAAAACCGATTTCGCCGATCTACACGACATCAACTTCCGCCTGGATGTCAACGGCGAAACGAAGCAGTTGGGCAATACCAGCCTGATGCTGTTCAAAATTGACTACCTGATCTCGTTCGTATCGCGGTATTTTCTGCTGCAGCAGGGCGACATTCTGTTTACAGGTACGCCCAAAGGCGTAGGCCCCGTTAAGGTTGGCGATCGACTGACCGCCTACATTGAGGACCGCAAAATGCTGGAACTCGACGTTAAGTAA
- a CDS encoding ABC transporter ATP-binding protein yields the protein MPLLQTTNLRRNYGNLPVLKGIDLVIEPGEVVSIVGASGAGKTTLLQILGTLDRPDAGELHIAGQNVFALNDRQLARFRNEKIGFVFQFNNLLPEFTALENVCLPGFIAGKEEGIVRERARTLLTTLGLADRLTNLPSQLSGGEQQRTAVARALINEPAIVFADEPSGNLDSHNAEELHQLFFRLRDELGQTFIIVTHNEALAALADRTVTIRDGVIFK from the coding sequence ATGCCGCTTCTTCAAACAACCAACCTGCGCCGGAACTACGGCAATTTACCCGTTCTCAAAGGGATCGATCTGGTCATTGAACCGGGTGAGGTCGTATCGATCGTGGGCGCGTCCGGTGCCGGCAAAACGACGTTACTCCAGATTCTGGGTACCCTCGACCGGCCCGATGCGGGTGAGCTGCACATTGCGGGACAGAACGTATTCGCACTCAACGACCGCCAACTGGCCCGGTTTCGGAACGAGAAGATTGGCTTTGTATTCCAGTTCAATAACCTGCTGCCTGAATTTACGGCGCTCGAAAACGTGTGCCTGCCGGGATTCATAGCCGGTAAGGAAGAAGGGATTGTCCGGGAGCGCGCCCGTACCTTACTGACCACGTTGGGCCTGGCCGACCGGCTTACCAACCTGCCGTCCCAGCTGTCGGGTGGCGAACAGCAGCGAACGGCCGTGGCGCGGGCACTCATCAACGAACCCGCGATTGTTTTTGCCGATGAGCCAAGCGGTAATCTTGATTCGCATAACGCTGAAGAACTGCACCAGCTCTTTTTCCGACTCCGGGATGAACTCGGTCAGACCTTCATCATCGTGACCCATAATGAGGCCCTGGCAGCCCTGGCAGACCGGACTGTTACCATTCGCGATGGGGTTATTTTTAAGTAG
- the eutC gene encoding ethanolamine ammonia-lyase subunit EutC yields the protein MDNADPWNFLKTHTAARIAQGRTGHSLTTFALLAFQLDHARARDAVHSALDSERLLGELHQLHPAPQHITSQATDRPTYLQRPDLGRRLSLSSKRTLQDLCVPGQANYPAVTLSIVVADGLSALAVNRYAVPVASGLIKQARALDWSVAPICVVEQGRVAIGDEIAGCLQAELLVVLIGERPGLSSPDSMGAYLTYRPRPGLTDESRNCVSNIRPEGLAHAFAVQKIMYLLGEMKRRQLSGVLLKDEMPMYIEPHTSSPALTAQTPETPD from the coding sequence ATGGACAACGCTGATCCCTGGAATTTTCTCAAAACACACACGGCCGCCCGCATCGCGCAGGGGCGTACGGGCCATAGTCTGACTACTTTCGCCTTGCTGGCTTTTCAACTCGATCATGCCCGGGCGCGTGATGCTGTTCACTCTGCGCTTGATAGTGAGCGGCTCCTTGGCGAACTACACCAGTTACATCCCGCTCCGCAACACATAACCAGTCAGGCGACTGACCGACCAACGTATTTACAACGACCTGATCTGGGCCGGCGATTGAGTTTGTCATCAAAACGGACGCTTCAGGACCTGTGCGTTCCCGGGCAGGCTAACTACCCCGCAGTTACGTTAAGCATCGTTGTTGCCGATGGCCTGTCGGCGCTGGCCGTTAATCGCTATGCCGTACCGGTGGCTTCGGGTCTGATCAAGCAGGCGCGGGCGCTGGACTGGTCGGTGGCTCCCATCTGTGTAGTCGAGCAGGGGCGGGTTGCCATTGGCGACGAGATTGCCGGTTGCCTGCAGGCGGAGTTGCTGGTCGTGCTCATTGGCGAACGGCCGGGGCTGTCCTCGCCCGATAGTATGGGGGCCTACCTGACCTATCGCCCTCGACCGGGCCTCACCGACGAGTCGCGTAACTGCGTTTCCAATATCCGTCCCGAAGGGTTAGCCCATGCATTTGCCGTTCAGAAGATTATGTACCTGCTGGGCGAAATGAAACGCCGGCAGCTGTCGGGTGTGCTGCTCAAGGATGAAATGCCTATGTATATTGAACCGCATACTTCTTCCCCGGCATTGACCGCACAAACCCCCGAAACTCCAGACTGA
- the sucC gene encoding ADP-forming succinate--CoA ligase subunit beta → MNIHEYQGKEILKKYGVRIQEGIVAESPEKAVEAAKQIMAQTGSKYVVVKSQIHAGGRGKGQIVGSTQRGVALAKSVDDVRDITKNLIGNVLVTHQTGPEGKKVSKVLVAQDVFYPGASEPKEMYIGILLDRNKACNVIMASTEGGMDIEEVAANTPEKIVKEWIDPAVGLQPFQARKVAFGLGLEGEAFKEMVKFVTALYKAYVDTDASMFEINPVLKTSDNKILAVDAKVNLDDNALYRHSELANLRDLAEEDPLEVEASSNDLNYVKLDGNVGCMVNGAGLAMATMDIIKLSGGEPANFLDVGGGANAKTVEAGFRIILKDPNVKAILINIFGGIVRCDRVATGVVEAYKAIGDIPIPIIVRLQGTNAEEGARIIDESGLKVFSAVLLKEAAEKVKQVLQGTAGTAA, encoded by the coding sequence ATGAATATACACGAGTATCAGGGTAAAGAAATTCTGAAGAAATACGGCGTCCGGATTCAGGAAGGAATCGTGGCCGAGTCTCCCGAGAAAGCCGTTGAAGCGGCCAAGCAGATCATGGCCCAGACCGGCTCCAAATACGTTGTCGTGAAATCACAGATTCATGCCGGCGGCCGTGGTAAAGGTCAGATCGTTGGGTCGACGCAGCGGGGTGTCGCCCTGGCTAAATCGGTGGACGATGTGCGCGACATCACCAAAAACCTGATCGGCAACGTACTGGTTACGCATCAGACGGGACCTGAAGGCAAGAAAGTAAGCAAAGTACTGGTTGCTCAGGACGTATTCTATCCGGGTGCTTCGGAGCCGAAAGAAATGTATATCGGTATTCTCCTCGACCGTAACAAAGCCTGCAACGTCATCATGGCCAGCACCGAAGGGGGCATGGACATTGAAGAAGTTGCGGCCAATACGCCCGAGAAAATCGTGAAAGAATGGATCGATCCGGCCGTGGGTCTGCAGCCTTTTCAGGCGCGGAAGGTAGCCTTCGGTCTGGGTCTGGAAGGCGAAGCGTTCAAAGAGATGGTGAAGTTCGTTACCGCCCTCTACAAAGCGTACGTTGATACCGACGCGTCGATGTTTGAGATTAACCCCGTGCTGAAAACGTCGGACAATAAAATCCTGGCCGTCGATGCTAAAGTGAACCTGGACGACAACGCCCTGTACCGTCACTCCGAGCTGGCGAACCTCCGCGATCTGGCCGAAGAAGATCCCCTCGAAGTAGAAGCATCATCCAACGACCTGAACTATGTGAAACTCGACGGTAACGTTGGCTGCATGGTAAACGGCGCTGGTCTGGCCATGGCAACCATGGACATCATCAAGTTGTCGGGCGGTGAGCCGGCCAACTTCCTCGATGTTGGGGGTGGAGCCAACGCCAAAACGGTTGAAGCCGGTTTCCGGATCATCCTGAAAGACCCGAACGTTAAAGCCATCCTGATCAATATTTTTGGTGGTATCGTTCGCTGCGACCGCGTAGCAACGGGCGTCGTTGAAGCCTACAAAGCCATCGGCGACATCCCGATCCCAATTATTGTCCGGCTCCAGGGTACCAACGCCGAAGAAGGCGCCCGGATCATCGACGAGTCGGGTCTGAAAGTTTTCTCGGCCGTATTGCTGAAAGAAGCAGCAGAGAAAGTGAAGCAGGTGCTACAAGGCACCGCCGGAACGGCCGCCTAA